In a single window of the Pseudodesulfovibrio profundus genome:
- a CDS encoding helix-turn-helix domain-containing protein, with translation MSESMDSFKINERAWFLILSKVNALLEKGETQSSVARIIGCDRATVNRWIQDRRGGERTTFRDMIRYLDRLRIPLHEVFDVSEGELPPPSPDRTPTELDKSIASTLVVVAKAVGKGTADIARELELLDLPDIQAMLKGRATMRTSDFSKICKAIGVDPGVILKRAESLQSDD, from the coding sequence ATGTCCGAAAGCATGGATAGTTTTAAAATCAACGAACGCGCTTGGTTTCTTATTCTTTCAAAGGTGAACGCATTGCTGGAGAAGGGAGAGACGCAGTCTTCTGTTGCTCGGATTATTGGCTGCGATCGTGCTACCGTTAACCGTTGGATTCAAGACCGTAGAGGCGGTGAACGCACAACCTTCAGGGATATGATTCGATATCTGGATAGGCTGCGGATCCCCTTACATGAAGTCTTTGATGTAAGCGAAGGCGAGTTGCCTCCGCCTTCACCAGACCGAACCCCTACGGAGTTGGATAAGTCGATCGCTTCAACCTTGGTGGTAGTTGCCAAGGCAGTAGGCAAAGGGACTGCGGATATTGCACGGGAACTGGAGTTGTTGGATCTGCCTGATATTCAAGCCATGCTGAAGGGTCGCGCAACTATGAGAACAAGCGACTTCTCCAAAATTTGCAAGGCTATTGGTGTGGACCCTGGCGTCATTCTGAAGCGAGCGGAGTCTCTCCAATCTGACGATTAA
- a CDS encoding tyrosine-type recombinase/integrase: MDRWLKMGAACKAANCHRDTMMKWIRDGHVVAEQRPAGKRMDWVILERSLNNPTNEFEIEALALLEKVGPLVDVMAISKKPFKVSGKTSWYYRVDKRRLSLGTNNYSKACKLLGRMKDAYLSGKLDHLLGECSMTLGEFKNEYEPWAEETQPTKTFKANMLALKKVIGIEGESQRLDRLTMRTMDELKRLKRESKKKGEARKPLKPTTINNYIRHAKAVLNKAVDWGYLKANPFRGAKELPKGKRVEFLDPGKSAEFLNKIKDVDVRRFAAACISTGRRRSEIFRLTWDDILWDDNKYFIAKEKRHLCKTYPMSTTFKVVLQSMPRGKGRIFDRWAHPDTYTHKIKEAMCAAGVGHLRLHDLRHSFAVDFLDKGGNIKALQELLGHSEFRLETSAHPLFASVPCAPHPI; the protein is encoded by the coding sequence ATGGATCGTTGGTTGAAAATGGGTGCAGCGTGCAAGGCTGCGAATTGTCATCGGGATACCATGATGAAATGGATTCGCGATGGGCATGTCGTTGCCGAGCAGCGCCCTGCAGGAAAGCGTATGGATTGGGTAATCCTGGAACGCTCCCTGAACAACCCCACCAACGAATTTGAAATTGAAGCCCTCGCTCTTCTTGAGAAGGTCGGGCCATTGGTGGATGTTATGGCCATAAGTAAAAAGCCTTTCAAAGTTTCCGGCAAAACAAGCTGGTATTACAGGGTAGACAAGCGTCGTCTGTCTTTGGGAACAAACAATTATTCCAAAGCCTGTAAGCTGCTTGGAAGAATGAAGGACGCCTATCTGAGCGGCAAACTCGACCATTTACTAGGCGAGTGCAGCATGACTTTAGGCGAGTTCAAAAACGAATATGAACCGTGGGCAGAGGAAACCCAGCCGACCAAAACTTTCAAGGCCAATATGCTTGCCTTGAAAAAGGTCATCGGGATTGAAGGTGAAAGCCAGCGCCTAGACCGACTGACCATGAGAACTATGGATGAACTTAAGCGGCTTAAGAGGGAGTCGAAAAAAAAGGGCGAAGCACGCAAGCCTCTGAAGCCGACAACAATCAACAACTACATTCGACATGCCAAGGCCGTTCTCAATAAGGCCGTTGATTGGGGATACCTAAAGGCTAATCCCTTCAGAGGGGCAAAAGAGTTACCGAAGGGTAAGCGGGTTGAATTCCTAGACCCGGGAAAGTCCGCTGAATTTCTAAACAAGATTAAGGATGTTGACGTACGTCGCTTTGCCGCAGCCTGTATCTCCACTGGCCGTCGTCGTTCAGAGATCTTCCGGCTGACCTGGGATGATATCCTATGGGATGACAACAAATATTTCATCGCCAAGGAAAAGCGCCACCTTTGCAAAACCTATCCGATGAGCACGACCTTCAAGGTTGTGCTGCAGTCCATGCCGAGAGGCAAGGGCCGGATCTTCGACAGGTGGGCGCACCCTGACACCTACACACACAAGATCAAGGAAGCGATGTGCGCGGCAGGCGTCGGCCATCTACGCCTGCACGATCTGCGACACTCCTTCGCTGTTGATTTTCTCGACAAGGGGGGAAATATCAAAGCGCTGCAGGAGCTGCTCGGTCACTCCGAATTCAGACTTGAGACCTCTGCGCATCCCCTTTTCGCGTCCGTGCCTTGCGCTCCGCACCCAATTTGA
- a CDS encoding IS5 family transposase: protein MLLFLHPKEEGMAIRQKGPRLGDYFLGHRRTKTTFLDEINELIDWQPINAFLCKKIRRKANAVGNPAYPPLAMFKILLLQRWYNLSDPGVEQALLDRLSFVRFTGFSIEDDVPDETTICRFRNGLIRLKVLDSLLDMLNRQLEGQGLLVREGAVVDASVVESQRRPRKVIDVMPEDRSEDAEEQDGPVDCRVSYSDDEEAAWLRKRNRAYYGYKLHAATDSRDGFLLCGHITPANHSDTGEFERLVNGVGLDPGARVYADKGYCSGKNRDILFDRDLEDGTMDKTPRGGRLTDFEKTRNRDISSIRQIVERAFGTLKRGYAFFRSRYVGREKVEGEFHILAMAFNLKKAVRLARA, encoded by the coding sequence ATGCTATTATTTCTCCATCCAAAGGAGGAAGGCATGGCTATTCGGCAGAAAGGACCTCGGTTGGGTGATTACTTCCTGGGGCACCGCAGAACCAAGACCACATTTCTGGATGAGATCAACGAACTCATCGACTGGCAGCCCATCAACGCCTTTCTGTGCAAGAAGATCAGGCGCAAGGCCAACGCCGTGGGCAATCCCGCCTATCCGCCTCTGGCGATGTTCAAGATTCTGCTCTTGCAGCGTTGGTACAACCTGAGTGATCCGGGCGTGGAGCAGGCGCTGCTCGACCGGCTCTCCTTTGTCAGATTTACCGGTTTTTCCATCGAGGACGACGTGCCGGACGAGACCACCATATGCCGTTTCCGTAACGGTTTGATCCGCCTGAAGGTGCTGGACTCCTTGCTCGACATGCTTAACCGCCAGCTTGAAGGACAAGGGCTTCTTGTCCGTGAGGGAGCCGTGGTGGACGCCTCGGTAGTCGAGTCGCAGCGGCGGCCGCGCAAGGTTATCGACGTGATGCCTGAGGACCGTTCCGAGGACGCCGAAGAACAGGATGGGCCGGTGGACTGCCGGGTCAGCTATTCGGATGACGAGGAGGCGGCCTGGCTCCGCAAGAGAAATCGGGCCTATTACGGCTACAAGCTCCATGCCGCGACGGACAGTCGAGACGGGTTTCTGCTCTGTGGTCACATCACTCCCGCGAACCATTCGGACACGGGCGAATTCGAGCGGCTCGTGAATGGCGTCGGCCTTGATCCCGGCGCACGGGTTTATGCGGACAAGGGCTATTGCAGCGGGAAGAACCGGGACATTCTGTTTGATCGCGATTTGGAGGACGGAACCATGGACAAGACGCCTCGTGGCGGCAGGCTGACAGACTTCGAAAAGACCCGCAACCGTGACATCAGCAGCATTCGGCAAATAGTCGAGCGGGCCTTCGGCACACTCAAACGTGGCTACGCATTCTTTCGGTCCCGATACGTGGGTCGTGAGAAGGTGGAGGGAGAGTTCCACATCCTCGCCATGGCGTTCAATTTGAAAAAAGCTGTTCGACTGGCGCGAGCCTGA
- a CDS encoding PAS domain-containing protein — MFLRSISSINFWAMLAVSGFSILVLGGVWAGKMVLDFTHESERLREEYYDQQKQLMQEQVSQALTVIEHVRRKNVKRIREENAIRLHRAEVIARAHLHGDRVDHATESVLETLVPGRTGVASLFRSYEGTLYMLAPFPGGMDVQGVLLQLSTSLQGVVEGERRVVVQSNSGRKQYTLLLETSSPVDLPFRFVTGACLEVVDNKTLWDLAERLESMRFGEGGYIFAGTWDGTAVVGPDRGVNIWDARDSEGVKYIQRLIVTSKNGGGFVSYKQASLSDNVIHDKVSYAAPVPRWRWFVAGGLHVDAIEARLADARAELEQDLWLKTGLAVALLILLSFLAFMISLYLAKRMRNRLQAYSSAWAEASASGEILEVESLKYSEFQQLVEVANDMLRDRALAESKARKNAENFETLVSNIPGVVYHSTIGEQRSVDFISDAVFELTGYPASDYMEGKRSFDSMMDERDIPWVEQIIEEHIIDGKPYALEYRVHHAMGTSRWVLDQGRVHYDDNGEPVAFDGVLMDVTQRRQTDEERRAHVHFLESMERVDRDIRRNSDMESMLSAVVETLRAALGADRAWLMYPCVEGAETFSVPVERTVPEFPGAGLTGAPLPVDEETADLITLVLNSSGPVAFDASTGHPIPSGLRKEFSVQSQLLVPIFPRTDLPWVLGVHQCRNPRIWNEADKLLFKEASRRLSDALSETLMSKELRQSEERFRTFSEQTMLGIGLIQDDRITFANQAFCDLFEVSIEELLSMPPKGFMRFVHPDDRAFVSMQVQKKQRNQSGAVGTYEWRAITATGRVRWVEIHSKTIHIGGGFADLICLLDVSKIHKTGQDLQSLVEERTAALKKKTMELEDAYDQLSRLDRMKSMFLTSVAHDLRTPLTSVLGYVQLIRKDLEKVYQDRKEDRAATRILSNLEIVSSEARRLNGLFDVFMDLTAIHEGSAKWKDVPVDPVSILSGVSDSFRYRDQYSDAVRFEVNIPEKLPLLHLDPKRLVQVVSVLLDNAFRHTAEGVVSLAASAEGGHFVLTVSDTGSGIPAADLAKVFEPFHQVDTGDTLNRTDKGPGLGLTLCRQIVEHYGGVMEIDSIEGKGATFIVRIPLPGEAS; from the coding sequence ATGTTCTTACGTTCCATCAGTAGCATCAATTTCTGGGCAATGCTTGCCGTTTCGGGGTTCTCGATACTCGTCCTTGGCGGGGTGTGGGCCGGAAAGATGGTGCTTGATTTTACGCATGAGTCGGAACGATTGCGGGAAGAATACTATGATCAGCAAAAGCAGTTGATGCAGGAGCAGGTCAGCCAGGCGCTTACGGTTATCGAACATGTTCGGCGGAAAAATGTGAAGCGGATTCGTGAGGAAAACGCCATCCGGCTTCATCGGGCCGAGGTTATCGCCCGCGCTCACCTGCATGGGGATAGGGTCGACCATGCAACCGAATCGGTTCTCGAAACCCTTGTTCCCGGCCGGACAGGGGTAGCTTCATTATTCCGTTCTTACGAAGGTACACTGTACATGTTGGCTCCATTCCCTGGAGGCATGGATGTTCAAGGTGTTTTGTTGCAGCTCTCTACAAGTCTGCAAGGAGTTGTCGAAGGGGAACGACGGGTGGTCGTCCAATCCAATTCAGGGCGAAAACAATACACCTTGCTGCTTGAAACGTCCTCTCCAGTCGATCTTCCATTCCGTTTTGTCACAGGCGCTTGTCTTGAGGTGGTGGACAATAAAACCCTGTGGGATTTGGCAGAGCGCTTGGAAAGCATGCGCTTTGGAGAAGGCGGTTACATTTTTGCCGGAACATGGGACGGTACGGCCGTAGTCGGCCCCGACAGGGGGGTGAATATATGGGATGCCAGAGACTCCGAGGGAGTTAAATATATCCAGCGTCTTATTGTTACGTCCAAGAATGGGGGCGGTTTTGTTTCCTATAAACAGGCCAGCCTCAGCGACAACGTCATTCACGACAAGGTGAGCTATGCCGCCCCTGTCCCCAGGTGGAGATGGTTTGTCGCAGGCGGACTTCATGTCGACGCCATCGAAGCGCGTCTTGCTGATGCGCGAGCAGAGCTGGAACAAGATTTATGGCTGAAAACAGGGCTTGCCGTAGCTCTGCTGATTCTGTTGAGTTTCCTGGCTTTCATGATCTCACTATACTTGGCCAAGCGTATGCGAAATCGCTTGCAGGCTTATTCTTCTGCGTGGGCTGAGGCTTCAGCTTCGGGTGAGATTCTGGAAGTGGAGTCATTAAAGTATTCCGAGTTCCAGCAGTTGGTGGAAGTTGCCAACGATATGTTGCGTGATCGAGCTCTTGCCGAGAGCAAGGCTCGAAAAAATGCAGAAAATTTCGAGACCCTGGTCTCCAATATTCCCGGAGTCGTCTATCACTCTACCATAGGTGAGCAGCGATCCGTGGACTTCATCAGCGATGCGGTGTTTGAGCTGACCGGGTATCCTGCGAGTGACTATATGGAAGGGAAGCGCTCATTTGATTCCATGATGGATGAAAGGGATATACCTTGGGTAGAGCAAATCATTGAGGAACATATCATTGATGGGAAGCCGTATGCCCTGGAGTATCGTGTTCACCATGCGATGGGCACCTCTCGCTGGGTTCTGGACCAGGGCAGGGTTCATTATGATGACAATGGAGAGCCTGTAGCTTTTGATGGCGTGTTGATGGATGTCACCCAACGTCGGCAAACCGATGAGGAGCGACGGGCGCACGTTCATTTCCTTGAAAGCATGGAACGTGTGGACCGCGATATTCGAAGGAATAGCGATATGGAATCCATGCTGTCCGCTGTGGTCGAAACCTTGCGTGCGGCTTTGGGGGCGGACCGTGCATGGCTCATGTATCCTTGTGTGGAGGGAGCGGAAACTTTTAGTGTTCCCGTGGAGCGGACAGTCCCCGAGTTCCCCGGAGCCGGATTGACCGGAGCTCCCCTTCCGGTCGATGAGGAAACAGCGGATTTGATCACGCTTGTGTTGAACAGTTCTGGTCCGGTGGCCTTTGACGCAAGTACGGGACACCCCATCCCAAGTGGTTTGCGCAAAGAGTTTTCCGTGCAATCACAGCTTTTGGTACCGATTTTCCCTCGCACCGATCTGCCATGGGTTTTGGGCGTTCACCAGTGCCGAAATCCTCGCATATGGAACGAAGCAGACAAGTTGCTGTTCAAAGAGGCCAGCCGTCGCCTCTCGGATGCCTTGAGCGAAACGCTTATGTCCAAGGAATTACGACAGAGCGAAGAACGGTTCCGGACCTTCTCCGAGCAAACCATGCTTGGTATCGGTCTGATTCAGGATGATCGGATAACCTTTGCCAACCAAGCATTTTGCGACCTTTTTGAGGTGTCTATCGAGGAGTTGCTTTCCATGCCTCCAAAGGGCTTTATGCGGTTTGTGCACCCTGACGACCGTGCTTTCGTCAGCATGCAGGTACAGAAAAAACAGCGCAACCAATCCGGTGCTGTCGGTACCTACGAATGGAGGGCCATAACCGCCACTGGTCGTGTCCGATGGGTAGAAATTCATTCCAAAACCATCCACATAGGGGGAGGTTTCGCCGACCTTATCTGCCTGTTGGATGTTTCCAAGATTCACAAGACTGGTCAGGATTTGCAAAGTCTGGTTGAGGAACGAACCGCTGCGCTCAAGAAGAAGACCATGGAACTGGAGGATGCCTACGATCAACTGTCGAGGCTGGATCGAATGAAATCCATGTTCCTGACATCCGTGGCCCACGACCTGCGGACTCCGCTGACCTCTGTGCTTGGGTATGTGCAGCTTATCAGGAAAGACCTGGAGAAAGTGTATCAGGACCGCAAGGAAGATCGGGCGGCCACGCGTATTCTGTCCAACCTCGAAATCGTCTCGTCGGAAGCACGCCGTCTTAACGGGCTTTTTGATGTGTTCATGGATTTGACCGCCATTCACGAAGGGAGCGCGAAATGGAAGGATGTGCCGGTCGATCCGGTAAGTATTCTCTCCGGCGTGTCTGATTCGTTCAGGTATCGTGATCAATATTCGGACGCGGTTCGTTTCGAGGTGAATATTCCAGAAAAGCTGCCTCTGCTTCATCTGGATCCCAAACGGTTGGTACAGGTGGTCTCGGTGTTGCTGGACAATGCGTTCCGGCATACTGCCGAAGGGGTTGTTTCCCTTGCCGCTTCGGCAGAGGGAGGTCATTTCGTTTTAACTGTATCCGATACAGGCAGCGGCATCCCTGCGGCGGATCTGGCCAAGGTGTTTGAGCCATTTCATCAGGTCGATACCGGCGATACCCTCAACAGGACCGATAAAGGACCGGGGCTCGGTTTGACCCTTTGCCGACAGATTGTCGAGCACTACGGGGGCGTCATGGAAATTGACTCCATTGAAGGGAAGGGGGCCACCTTCATCGTTCGGATTCCGCTTCCCGGTGAAGCCTCCTGA
- a CDS encoding gamma-glutamylcyclotransferase family protein has translation MGTNANQNSSGRHAVFAYGTLKHGFANHYFFRDARFLGKAKTVVRYSLYVDEYPLVYPGQPVSRIVGEVYQVDNALLSRLDMLEGHPRLYRREQIEVTLASGERLRAWIYFFPEPRGRLIPSGEFKPTTALGCE, from the coding sequence ATGGGGACAAACGCCAACCAAAACAGCTCTGGGCGCCATGCAGTCTTTGCCTATGGAACCTTGAAACACGGGTTCGCCAATCACTATTTTTTTCGTGACGCCCGATTCCTGGGCAAAGCCAAAACGGTTGTACGCTACAGCCTGTATGTGGATGAGTATCCGTTGGTCTATCCGGGTCAACCGGTGAGTCGCATAGTGGGTGAAGTGTATCAGGTGGATAATGCCCTGCTTTCGAGATTGGACATGCTGGAAGGGCATCCGAGGCTCTATCGCCGGGAACAGATCGAAGTGACTCTAGCCTCGGGAGAACGGTTGCGGGCGTGGATATATTTCTTCCCTGAACCGAGGGGACGCCTAATTCCCAGTGGAGAATTCAAGCCGACGACCGCCCTGGGCTGTGAATAG
- a CDS encoding MBL fold metallo-hydrolase, translating into MHIEITYIHHNCFVLKTASRTYLFDYPSDSHLPEGAQKRVMDAVASSDLVVLVSHSHDDHLNADMVSMVSTAESVCYVFSDDVQDMRPETIPTDAEVLIVEPDETYEFHGLSIETMMSNDLGVAFLVEDGDFRFYFGGDLAKWIWKTASAKEQEYTSRFFHNAMERVRDFQPHVAFSNVDKRLDNLAGGVEAYRQTGAKVFVPMHSFGETDWLEGFREAVGEVFTRLFIYSESGDSSEFII; encoded by the coding sequence TTGCACATTGAAATCACGTACATTCACCATAATTGCTTTGTTTTGAAAACTGCCAGCCGTACCTATCTGTTCGATTATCCCAGTGACAGCCATCTGCCGGAGGGGGCGCAGAAGCGGGTTATGGACGCCGTGGCTTCCAGCGATCTCGTGGTGCTCGTTTCTCACAGTCATGACGACCACCTCAACGCCGATATGGTGAGCATGGTCTCGACTGCCGAGTCCGTCTGCTATGTCTTTTCCGATGATGTGCAGGACATGCGACCGGAAACGATTCCCACTGACGCCGAAGTGCTGATTGTCGAACCTGATGAAACCTACGAGTTTCACGGCCTGTCCATTGAGACAATGATGAGTAATGACCTGGGTGTGGCTTTTCTTGTGGAAGACGGTGATTTCCGCTTCTATTTCGGTGGCGATCTGGCCAAATGGATTTGGAAGACCGCATCAGCCAAGGAGCAGGAGTATACTTCCCGATTCTTCCATAATGCCATGGAACGGGTGCGGGATTTTCAGCCTCATGTAGCCTTTTCCAATGTAGACAAGCGGTTGGATAATCTGGCCGGAGGAGTCGAGGCGTACCGGCAGACCGGGGCCAAGGTCTTCGTCCCCATGCACAGCTTTGGGGAAACCGACTGGCTTGAAGGGTTCCGGGAGGCTGTGGGAGAAGTGTTCACCAGGCTCTTTATCTATTCGGAATCAGGGGATTCCTCGGAATTTATCATTTAA
- a CDS encoding mechanosensitive ion channel domain-containing protein has protein sequence MSCKPSNLVALIVLFLLLVPVGASGANPAAALMMADAGGGGQAESVSIPPGTPPEKVQALLAGMSDEQVRRLLISELQNAPHPSPDQHQQTGIAGVILRSKASLQHVKERLSYLFSGAASAPRLLPDAIMQSLSGEGVHPPGHLLAGLVTITVMWFGVRFFVKRRMDGVRRRIEDVDPAAPLWIKIGRLLARALFDIVTVLIIAVVTLIPYLIIFNEPATGRPVIFAWFGAMLVVEIVRTLARLLLVPDVSAIRFLPLSDEAAKLIYKWTIRIAWIVSVGILLSSIIRMSRGSELAFLVILAITGLVVAVTISLVALWHSKKVADTIRRFSKENSLQYQLAGTWHVGVTGYCFVFWFFWVVALLVFGDRAMMAGVYTLLVVPLYFLVDWATQQLVRFAVDLADSGGGAEAASADGEEGASEAPAITRFQTFLSRSFRMLVFAAAVFLLLRIWGVNLNFGRATVSAGIDILLTLVLAYIFWIYISNYIEDKLRDKQAAQDDSGEGDGGGPGGDRFSTLLQLVKKFIFAAVTVVTALIILSSLGVDIGPLIAGASVFGIAIGFGAQTLVKDIISGIFFLMDDAFRVGDYIIVGSARGTVEQISVRSFKLRHHLGPLYTIPFGSIKEIQNMTRDWAVMKLNYLVPFDTDIHKIKKIIKKINKEIRAIPELNEFMLSDIKSQGVKAMEEYGMRMRVKFMTKPGGQFTLRKLVLAKMRKEFEAAGIEFAKPRVSVSLPETAQLSPEEAATVATAAAQKAVDEDQAKQQAKKK, from the coding sequence ATGTCTTGCAAACCGTCCAATTTGGTCGCCTTGATAGTTCTTTTTCTGCTGCTGGTTCCTGTGGGAGCCAGTGGGGCCAATCCTGCTGCAGCACTCATGATGGCCGATGCCGGTGGAGGTGGACAGGCCGAATCCGTTTCCATTCCCCCTGGGACACCCCCGGAAAAAGTGCAGGCATTGCTTGCTGGCATGAGCGACGAGCAGGTGCGTCGACTGCTCATCTCGGAATTGCAGAATGCTCCGCATCCTTCTCCCGATCAACATCAGCAAACCGGGATAGCCGGGGTGATATTGCGCAGCAAGGCATCACTTCAACATGTGAAGGAACGACTTTCCTACCTGTTCTCCGGTGCGGCTTCCGCGCCTCGCCTGCTTCCCGATGCTATCATGCAGTCGCTTTCCGGCGAAGGGGTGCACCCTCCCGGACATCTGCTGGCCGGGCTTGTCACCATCACTGTCATGTGGTTTGGCGTGCGGTTCTTCGTGAAGCGCAGGATGGACGGCGTTCGTCGGCGGATTGAGGATGTTGATCCGGCAGCACCGCTCTGGATCAAGATCGGCCGTCTGCTGGCCCGTGCGCTGTTTGATATCGTGACTGTGCTGATTATCGCAGTTGTTACGCTCATTCCGTATCTCATCATATTTAACGAGCCTGCCACGGGGCGCCCCGTCATCTTCGCCTGGTTCGGGGCCATGCTGGTCGTGGAAATTGTCCGCACACTGGCGCGGCTTCTGCTTGTGCCGGATGTCAGCGCCATACGATTTCTTCCCTTGAGCGATGAAGCGGCCAAGCTCATTTACAAGTGGACTATCCGCATCGCATGGATTGTGTCCGTTGGTATCCTGCTCTCAAGCATTATCCGAATGTCACGTGGCAGCGAATTGGCTTTTCTGGTTATCCTGGCGATTACCGGGCTGGTCGTTGCCGTCACAATCAGCCTCGTTGCGCTGTGGCACAGCAAAAAAGTGGCTGATACCATCCGTCGTTTCTCCAAAGAGAACTCCCTGCAGTATCAACTGGCGGGAACATGGCATGTCGGGGTGACGGGGTACTGCTTTGTCTTTTGGTTCTTCTGGGTGGTGGCCCTGTTGGTCTTTGGTGATAGGGCCATGATGGCCGGTGTCTACACGCTGCTGGTAGTTCCGCTGTATTTTCTGGTCGATTGGGCGACGCAGCAACTGGTTCGGTTTGCAGTTGACCTTGCCGACTCTGGTGGCGGGGCAGAAGCAGCCTCGGCTGATGGCGAGGAAGGCGCAAGTGAAGCGCCTGCCATTACGCGCTTTCAGACCTTCCTGTCTCGCAGTTTTCGGATGTTGGTCTTTGCGGCAGCCGTATTCCTGCTGTTGCGCATCTGGGGGGTCAATCTGAACTTTGGCCGAGCAACGGTCAGTGCGGGCATTGATATCCTGCTGACACTGGTGCTTGCCTATATCTTCTGGATTTACATCTCCAACTACATCGAAGACAAGCTGCGGGATAAACAGGCGGCGCAGGATGATTCCGGTGAAGGCGACGGCGGTGGCCCTGGCGGTGACCGTTTCTCGACCCTGTTGCAGTTGGTGAAAAAGTTCATCTTTGCGGCCGTGACTGTTGTCACTGCCCTGATCATTCTGTCGTCACTTGGCGTGGACATCGGGCCGCTCATTGCAGGTGCGTCCGTCTTTGGTATCGCCATCGGTTTTGGCGCTCAGACGCTGGTCAAGGATATCATCTCAGGTATTTTCTTCTTGATGGATGACGCCTTCCGCGTAGGGGATTACATCATCGTCGGCAGTGCCCGAGGAACCGTGGAACAGATATCCGTTCGTTCCTTCAAGCTGCGCCACCACCTGGGGCCGCTCTATACGATCCCGTTCGGCTCCATCAAGGAGATACAGAACATGACCCGAGACTGGGCGGTCATGAAGCTGAACTACCTTGTGCCGTTCGATACCGACATTCACAAGATCAAGAAGATCATCAAGAAGATCAACAAGGAAATCCGGGCTATTCCCGAGTTGAACGAGTTCATGCTGTCGGACATCAAGAGCCAGGGCGTCAAGGCCATGGAAGAGTATGGCATGCGCATGCGGGTCAAGTTCATGACCAAACCGGGCGGACAGTTCACGCTCCGCAAACTGGTGCTGGCCAAGATGCGCAAGGAGTTTGAAGCTGCGGGGATCGAGTTCGCCAAACCGCGTGTCTCCGTGTCTTTGCCTGAGACAGCACAGCTTTCGCCTGAAGAAGCGGCTACCGTGGCAACTGCGGCTGCACAGAAGGCCGTTGATGAAGATCAGGCCAAGCAGCAGGCGAAAAAGAAGTAG